A stretch of Usitatibacter palustris DNA encodes these proteins:
- a CDS encoding YeeE/YedE family protein gives MGDVSQLPVIVAAGGFALAFIFGAVANRTNFCTMGAVSDIVNMGHWGRMRMWLLAIAVAIIGTNILDLTGQIDLSKSFYTRPNVTWLAYILGGFLFGVGMTLGSGCGSKTLVRVGGGSLKSLVVFVFLGIAAYMTLKGLFAIWRTRWIDPVATDLAAFKLSGQDVPTLISAWTGASANATQLVVALVVAAALLAFVLKDRDFRGSFDHLLGGIVVGLVVVGGWYLTGHVGHAENPATLEDTYFGTNSRTIESLSFTAPVGYVLELLMLWSDKSLTVTFGIAATVGIIAGSAAYALATKTFRWEGFANAEDTAMHIIGGILMGFGGVTALGCTIGQGLSGFSTLALGSILAFVAIVAGSAATMKWQYWRITREG, from the coding sequence ATGGGCGACGTCTCGCAACTTCCGGTCATCGTGGCCGCCGGCGGCTTCGCGCTCGCGTTCATCTTCGGCGCCGTGGCCAACCGCACGAACTTCTGCACGATGGGTGCCGTCTCGGACATCGTGAACATGGGCCACTGGGGCCGCATGCGCATGTGGCTGCTGGCGATCGCGGTGGCGATCATCGGCACGAACATCCTCGACCTGACCGGGCAGATCGATCTGTCGAAGTCCTTCTACACGCGTCCCAACGTCACATGGCTCGCGTACATCCTGGGCGGGTTTCTCTTTGGCGTCGGCATGACGCTGGGTTCCGGGTGCGGCAGCAAGACGCTCGTTCGCGTCGGCGGCGGAAGCCTCAAGTCGCTGGTCGTGTTCGTGTTTCTGGGGATCGCCGCGTACATGACGTTGAAGGGCCTGTTCGCGATCTGGCGCACTCGCTGGATCGATCCCGTGGCCACAGACCTCGCGGCATTCAAGCTATCGGGACAGGATGTGCCGACACTGATCTCCGCGTGGACGGGCGCGAGCGCGAACGCGACGCAGCTCGTGGTGGCGCTCGTGGTTGCCGCGGCGCTGCTCGCTTTCGTGCTGAAGGATCGCGATTTCCGCGGGAGCTTCGATCACCTTCTCGGCGGCATCGTGGTCGGCTTGGTTGTCGTCGGCGGTTGGTATCTCACGGGACATGTCGGGCACGCCGAGAATCCGGCGACGCTCGAGGACACCTACTTCGGCACCAACAGCCGCACCATCGAATCACTGTCCTTCACGGCTCCGGTGGGCTACGTGCTCGAGCTGCTGATGCTCTGGAGCGACAAGTCGCTGACCGTCACCTTCGGCATCGCGGCAACCGTCGGCATCATCGCGGGGTCGGCGGCCTACGCGCTAGCGACAAAGACCTTCCGGTGGGAGGGATTTGCGAACGCCGAGGACACCGCGATGCACATCATCGGCGGCATCCTCATGGGCTTTGGTGGCGTTACCGCGCTGGGCTGCACGATCGGGCAGGGCCTGAGTGGATTCTCGACACTCGCCCTTGGTTCGATCCTCGCGTTCGTCGCGATCGTCGCGGGAAGTGCGGCCACGATGAAGTGGCAGTACTGGCGCATCACTCGCGAGGGCTGA
- a CDS encoding dihydrofolate reductase → MAATRSMIVAMARNRVIGNGNGMPWHLPADLAHFKRLTMGHPIIMGRRTYEAIGKALPGRRNIVVTRTPGLNAPGCEVVDSLAAAWRMAGDSGEVFLIGGGQLYEAALGEVDRIYLTEIDATIEGDTYFPPLVTGEWRETELSRQAPDERHDKAMRWVQLDRITSSDRARRPGAQ, encoded by the coding sequence ATGGCGGCCACGCGCTCGATGATCGTCGCCATGGCGCGCAACCGCGTCATCGGCAATGGCAACGGCATGCCGTGGCACCTGCCCGCCGACCTTGCGCACTTCAAGCGCCTCACGATGGGTCACCCCATCATCATGGGCCGGCGGACCTACGAGGCGATCGGCAAGGCGCTGCCCGGTCGCCGCAATATCGTCGTGACCCGCACGCCCGGCCTCAACGCGCCTGGGTGCGAAGTGGTGGATTCACTGGCTGCCGCGTGGCGCATGGCCGGTGACTCCGGCGAGGTGTTCCTGATCGGCGGCGGACAACTCTATGAAGCCGCGCTGGGCGAGGTGGATCGGATCTACCTGACCGAGATCGACGCCACGATCGAAGGCGACACGTATTTCCCTCCGCTCGTCACTGGCGAATGGCGCGAAACCGAACTGTCCCGTCAGGCGCCCGACGAGCGCCACGACAAGGCGATGCGCTGGGTCCAGCTCGATCGCATCACTTCGAGCGATCGCGCCCGCCGTCCTGGCGCACAGTAA
- a CDS encoding thymidylate synthase, which produces MQTYLDLLAHVLERGTRKSDRTGTGTLSVFGHQMRFDLREHFPLLTTKKIHLKSVVHELLWFLQGSTNVEYLRANGVTIWDEWADARGELGPVYGYQWRSWPAPDGAHIDQISQVLQQIQSNPDSRRLIVSAWNVADIPKMALAPCHAFFQFYVNDGRLSCQMYQRSADIFLGVPFNIASYALLTLMMAQVTGLRPGEFVHTLGDAHLYLNHVDQAREQLARSPRTLPTMKLNPAVKDLFAFRYEDFTLEGYEPHAAIRAPIAV; this is translated from the coding sequence ATGCAGACCTACCTCGACCTCCTCGCGCACGTCCTCGAGCGCGGCACCCGCAAGTCCGATCGCACCGGCACGGGCACCCTTTCGGTGTTCGGCCACCAGATGCGCTTCGACCTGCGGGAGCATTTCCCGCTGCTCACGACGAAGAAAATCCACCTGAAGAGCGTGGTGCACGAGCTCCTGTGGTTTCTCCAGGGGAGCACGAACGTGGAATACCTGCGCGCCAACGGCGTCACCATCTGGGATGAGTGGGCCGATGCACGCGGCGAGCTCGGACCAGTGTATGGGTACCAGTGGCGATCGTGGCCTGCGCCCGATGGCGCGCACATCGACCAGATCTCGCAGGTGCTCCAGCAGATCCAGTCGAATCCCGATTCGCGCAGGCTGATCGTCTCGGCGTGGAATGTCGCCGACATTCCGAAGATGGCGCTTGCGCCCTGCCACGCATTCTTCCAGTTCTACGTGAACGACGGCAGGCTCTCCTGCCAGATGTACCAGCGCAGCGCCGACATCTTCCTGGGCGTGCCCTTCAACATCGCGTCGTATGCCCTGCTCACGCTGATGATGGCGCAGGTTACGGGCCTCAGGCCTGGCGAGTTCGTGCACACGCTGGGCGATGCGCACCTCTATCTCAATCACGTCGATCAAGCGCGGGAACAACTCGCGCGCAGCCCGCGGACGCTGCCGACGATGAAGCTCAATCCGGCGGTGAAGGATCTCTTTGCGTTCCGCTACGAGGACTTCACGCTGGAGGGTTACGAGCCTCACGCGGCGATCCGCGCGCCGATCGCCGTCTGA
- the pal gene encoding peptidoglycan-associated lipoprotein Pal, with product MMKIALSIALAGLLTACASKDTKTDTPVADRSTAVAPTTTPNTSGTTTPATNPNIAGNPLRDPSNILSKRSVFFEFDSNAVKDEYRGMVQAHSKYMADKRDSKIRIEGNCDERGSREYNIALGQRRAESVKKVMTVLGVGEARIETVSYGEEKPMSPGHDEPAWSQNRRADIKYAGE from the coding sequence ATGATGAAAATTGCACTCTCAATCGCCCTCGCTGGGCTGCTGACCGCCTGCGCGAGCAAGGACACCAAGACCGATACACCGGTCGCGGATCGTTCGACCGCCGTGGCACCGACGACGACGCCGAACACGAGCGGGACGACGACGCCGGCCACCAACCCGAACATCGCCGGCAACCCGCTTCGCGATCCGTCGAACATTCTTTCGAAGCGCAGCGTGTTCTTCGAGTTCGACTCGAATGCGGTCAAGGATGAGTACCGCGGCATGGTCCAGGCGCACTCGAAATACATGGCCGACAAGCGTGATTCGAAGATCCGCATCGAGGGCAATTGCGACGAGCGCGGCAGCCGCGAGTACAACATCGCGCTGGGCCAGCGCCGTGCCGAGTCCGTCAAGAAGGTGATGACGGTCCTGGGCGTGGGCGAAGCTCGCATCGAGACGGTGAGCTACGGCGAAGAGAAGCCGATGTCGCCGGGGCATGACGAGCCCGCCTGGTCGCAGAATCGCCGCGCCGACATCAAGTACGCGGGTGAATAG
- the ybgF gene encoding tol-pal system protein YbgF produces MNRLFAGAAAFAAAAALHAHAGLFDDDEARKRIADLRQELLQQGKDNEARIAKLEESIRSIGVVELLRQIDGLNAEIARLRGSIEVLTNQNEQLQKRQRDFYLDLDSRMKRLEGVPATPGGTSSPASPAAGTPTTPVTASASAAAPSKEDQAREIKAYDAASGLFRRNDFASAIDAFRAFVKDYPQSALVPNAEYWIGIAYANLKDYKNALATQEKLIARHPQSPKAPDALLAIASLQSEQGDNGSARNTLEDIIARFPGSEAAGKARTRLGSQKR; encoded by the coding sequence GTGAATAGGCTTTTCGCCGGCGCGGCCGCCTTCGCGGCGGCCGCCGCGCTTCACGCGCACGCCGGCCTGTTCGACGACGATGAGGCGCGCAAGCGCATCGCCGACCTGCGCCAGGAGCTCCTCCAGCAGGGCAAGGACAACGAAGCGCGCATCGCGAAGCTCGAGGAGAGCATTCGCAGTATCGGCGTGGTGGAGCTGCTTCGGCAGATCGACGGCCTGAACGCCGAGATCGCGCGCCTGCGCGGCAGCATCGAGGTGCTCACGAACCAGAACGAGCAGCTCCAGAAGCGCCAGCGCGATTTCTACCTCGACCTCGATTCGCGCATGAAACGCCTCGAGGGCGTGCCCGCGACTCCCGGCGGTACATCCTCGCCCGCTTCGCCTGCCGCGGGAACGCCGACGACACCCGTGACGGCATCCGCATCCGCAGCCGCGCCATCCAAGGAAGACCAGGCCCGCGAGATCAAGGCCTACGACGCCGCATCCGGCCTTTTTCGCCGCAATGACTTTGCCTCCGCGATCGATGCGTTTCGTGCGTTCGTGAAGGACTATCCGCAAAGCGCGCTCGTGCCCAATGCGGAGTACTGGATCGGCATCGCCTACGCGAATCTCAAGGACTACAAGAACGCGCTCGCGACGCAGGAAAAGCTGATCGCCCGCCATCCCCAATCGCCCAAGGCACCCGACGCGCTGCTGGCGATTGCGTCGCTGCAATCCGAGCAGGGCGACAACGGCAGCGCGCGCAACACGCTCGAGGACATCATTGCGCGGTTCCCGGGCTCCGAGGCGGCAGGCAAGGCCCGCACGCGACTCGGGTCGCAGAAGCGCTAG
- the queC gene encoding 7-cyano-7-deazaguanine synthase QueC, with protein sequence MKSAIVLLSGGLDSATVLAIARAEGWRCHALTLDYGQRHRVEIEAAARVAKAGGAFEHRVVHLDLGVFGGSALTDKSIDVPRAPSAGIPITYVPARNTIFLSLALAFAEVVSADAIFTGANAVDYSGYPDCRPEFFDAFAALANLATRRAVEGAPIEIRSPIVRMTKGEIVQRGHALGVDFAQTVSCYNADGEGRACGECDSCRFRREGFAASGIADPTRYQPGVS encoded by the coding sequence CTGAAGTCCGCCATCGTCCTGCTCTCGGGCGGGCTCGATTCCGCGACCGTTCTTGCCATCGCGCGCGCGGAAGGTTGGCGTTGCCACGCGCTCACGCTCGACTACGGGCAGCGCCATCGGGTTGAGATTGAAGCGGCGGCGCGCGTCGCCAAGGCAGGCGGTGCGTTCGAGCATCGCGTGGTCCATCTCGACCTCGGGGTATTCGGTGGCTCCGCGCTCACCGACAAGTCGATCGACGTGCCCCGCGCGCCCTCTGCGGGAATCCCCATCACCTACGTGCCCGCGCGCAACACCATCTTCCTTTCGCTGGCGCTCGCATTCGCCGAAGTGGTTTCGGCAGACGCGATATTCACCGGCGCCAATGCCGTCGATTACTCCGGATACCCGGATTGCCGGCCCGAGTTCTTCGACGCGTTCGCCGCGCTGGCTAACCTCGCGACGCGCCGCGCCGTCGAGGGCGCGCCCATCGAGATCCGCTCGCCGATCGTGCGCATGACCAAGGGCGAGATCGTGCAGCGCGGCCACGCGCTCGGCGTCGATTTCGCGCAAACGGTATCGTGCTACAACGCCGATGGAGAAGGCCGGGCCTGCGGAGAATGCGACTCCTGCCGATTCCGTCGCGAGGGCTTCGCGGCATCGGGGATCGCCGATCCCACGCGCTACCAGCCCGGAGTGAGCTGA
- a CDS encoding aspartyl/asparaginyl beta-hydroxylase domain-containing protein yields the protein MSAAATDARIRELMEQVDRADRSGDRRAGDRAMAQVQELAPGHPGVLNAAGMRELIRGEPAAARPLLEKAVAADSGSATLWLNLALANRDLRDDAGEAAALERALVADPRFYPALLQKARLFERQGKTKQAAFLYQAFLFCLPPGDGHPPALQAAVAHARQAVEGHLKATEAFLEGRLKEAKARHPGERMERVEACYETLMGRRGLYMPAPTFMQFPRLPAIEFPDCAEYPWLDAFEAATPEIRAEAQAAFSQASQDFQPYISKPVGAPLDQWGELNDSRRWSSYFLLKNGKPVDEHLARCPRTAALLKVAPLCDVPMHAPTAFFSVLAPKTRIPPHTGVTNTRFIVHLPLVVPAGCGFRVGAEKREWREGKAWVFDDTFEHEAWNDSDVPRIILIFDVWNSFLTAAERDLVSVITHGVQEFGEGASPFAQGG from the coding sequence ATGTCGGCCGCAGCAACAGACGCAAGGATTCGAGAGTTGATGGAACAGGTGGATCGCGCCGATCGGTCGGGTGACCGTCGGGCCGGCGATCGCGCGATGGCGCAGGTGCAGGAGCTCGCGCCGGGACACCCGGGCGTGCTCAACGCAGCAGGTATGCGCGAGCTGATTCGCGGCGAGCCTGCGGCGGCGCGCCCGCTTCTCGAAAAGGCCGTTGCCGCTGACTCCGGAAGCGCCACGCTGTGGCTGAATCTCGCCCTTGCCAATCGCGACCTGCGGGATGACGCGGGCGAGGCCGCTGCCCTTGAAAGGGCCCTGGTTGCAGACCCTCGCTTCTACCCGGCCCTCTTGCAGAAGGCGCGGCTGTTCGAGCGCCAGGGCAAGACCAAGCAGGCGGCCTTCCTGTACCAGGCGTTCCTGTTCTGCCTGCCTCCGGGCGACGGGCACCCGCCGGCTCTCCAGGCGGCCGTCGCGCACGCCCGGCAAGCCGTGGAAGGTCACCTGAAGGCCACGGAGGCGTTCCTCGAGGGACGCCTGAAGGAAGCGAAGGCTCGGCATCCCGGAGAGCGCATGGAGCGCGTGGAGGCCTGCTACGAGACCCTGATGGGGCGTCGCGGTCTGTACATGCCCGCTCCCACGTTCATGCAGTTCCCGCGGCTCCCGGCGATCGAATTCCCGGACTGCGCCGAGTATCCCTGGCTCGATGCCTTCGAGGCGGCCACGCCGGAAATTCGTGCGGAGGCCCAGGCCGCGTTCTCACAGGCCAGCCAGGACTTCCAGCCGTATATCTCCAAGCCCGTCGGGGCGCCCCTTGACCAGTGGGGCGAGCTCAACGATTCGCGCCGGTGGAGCTCCTATTTCCTGCTCAAGAACGGGAAGCCCGTCGATGAGCACCTTGCCCGCTGCCCGCGCACGGCGGCACTGCTCAAGGTCGCGCCGCTTTGCGATGTGCCGATGCATGCGCCCACTGCCTTCTTCTCGGTGCTTGCCCCCAAGACGCGCATCCCTCCGCATACAGGCGTCACCAACACGCGTTTCATCGTTCACCTTCCGCTGGTCGTGCCGGCCGGATGCGGCTTTCGCGTCGGTGCAGAGAAGCGCGAATGGCGAGAGGGCAAGGCCTGGGTTTTCGACGACACGTTCGAGCACGAGGCGTGGAACGACAGCGATGTGCCGCGAATCATCCTGATCTTCGATGTGTGGAATTCCTTCCTGACGGCTGCGGAGCGTGACTTGGTGAGCGTCATCACGCACGGCGTGCAGGAATTCGGGGAGGGTGCTTCGCCGTTCGCGCAGGGCGGATAG
- a CDS encoding outer membrane protein assembly factor BamE produces the protein MKSLASVAFLALLGCASAGSLKPGVSTEADVRQTMGPPAEENTLRDGTRRLAYPQGPQGTQTYMVSMKDGRVTQVEQVLTDDQFQQIRAGTTAEEVRRMIGPPWRIVRFDNLKQDAWDYRFRDSWGYLADFSVMVDDRGIVASKVTVRQDGGRDRSK, from the coding sequence ATGAAGTCCCTTGCCTCCGTTGCTTTCCTCGCGTTGCTCGGTTGTGCCTCGGCCGGGAGCCTCAAACCCGGCGTTTCGACCGAAGCCGACGTTCGCCAGACGATGGGCCCGCCCGCAGAGGAGAACACCCTCCGGGACGGCACGCGGCGCCTCGCGTATCCGCAGGGCCCGCAGGGTACGCAGACGTACATGGTTTCGATGAAGGATGGCCGCGTCACCCAGGTCGAGCAGGTGCTCACGGATGACCAGTTCCAGCAGATCCGCGCCGGAACCACTGCCGAAGAGGTCCGAAGGATGATCGGGCCGCCCTGGCGAATCGTGCGTTTCGACAACCTGAAGCAGGACGCCTGGGACTATCGCTTTCGCGATAGCTGGGGCTACCTCGCGGACTTCTCGGTCATGGTCGATGACCGGGGCATCGTGGCCAGCAAGGTTACTGTGCGCCAGGACGGCGGGCGCGATCGCTCGAAGTGA
- the tolB gene encoding Tol-Pal system beta propeller repeat protein TolB, whose product MTRYLLCFGALLLALSARAQLTIDITTTGGRQIPVAILPLAGETSQPQSVSEVVGADLARTGLFRLVNAVGVSPLPTEPSEVNFVDWQTRTAEALVIGKIDNLPDGRVEVRFRLFDVQKQAQLASYSYVVPPAQLRATAHRIADVIYERLTGDKGVFSTKITYVVKRGTRFELQVSDADGFNPQSVLASNEPILSPTWSPDGSRLAYVSFDQKKPIVVVQNLAQGTTKIVANFRGNNSAPAWSPDGKHLAVALSKDDITQVYRISANGGEAQRLTETNAIDTQPAFSPDGQWIAFTSDRGGTPQVYRMPASGGAAQRLTFEGTYNVGPRYSPDGKAIAFVQRENGRFRIALLELATGQVTALTEGTLDDSPSFAPNGKMILYEAQAGGRGQLAAVSSDGRVKQRLTSSAGDVRDPAWGPLPTN is encoded by the coding sequence ATGACGCGCTACCTGCTTTGCTTCGGGGCCCTCTTGTTGGCCCTATCAGCCCGAGCCCAGCTCACCATCGACATCACGACGACGGGGGGCCGGCAAATCCCTGTCGCCATCCTTCCCCTGGCGGGCGAGACGTCCCAGCCCCAGTCGGTGAGCGAAGTCGTGGGCGCGGATCTCGCGCGCACGGGACTGTTCCGCCTCGTGAATGCGGTGGGCGTCAGCCCGTTGCCGACCGAGCCCTCGGAGGTCAATTTCGTCGATTGGCAGACCCGGACGGCCGAAGCCCTGGTCATCGGCAAGATCGACAACCTGCCCGACGGGCGCGTCGAGGTGCGTTTCCGCCTCTTCGACGTGCAGAAGCAGGCCCAGCTCGCGAGCTACTCGTACGTCGTCCCGCCCGCTCAGCTGCGGGCCACCGCGCACCGCATCGCCGATGTCATCTACGAGCGGCTCACGGGCGACAAAGGTGTGTTCTCCACCAAGATCACCTACGTGGTGAAGCGGGGCACGCGCTTCGAGCTCCAGGTCTCGGACGCGGATGGCTTCAATCCCCAGTCGGTGCTCGCCTCGAACGAACCCATCCTGTCGCCGACGTGGTCGCCCGACGGCAGCCGCCTCGCCTATGTCTCGTTCGACCAGAAGAAGCCGATCGTGGTCGTGCAGAACCTGGCGCAGGGTACGACGAAGATCGTTGCCAATTTCCGCGGCAACAACAGCGCGCCTGCGTGGTCGCCCGACGGCAAGCACCTCGCCGTCGCGCTCTCGAAGGACGACATTACCCAGGTCTATCGCATCTCCGCGAATGGCGGCGAGGCGCAGCGCCTCACGGAGACCAACGCAATCGACACGCAGCCCGCGTTCTCGCCCGATGGCCAGTGGATCGCATTCACCTCGGATCGCGGTGGCACGCCGCAGGTCTATCGCATGCCGGCCTCCGGCGGAGCGGCCCAGCGCCTGACTTTCGAGGGCACGTACAACGTGGGACCGCGCTACAGCCCCGACGGCAAGGCGATCGCCTTCGTGCAGCGCGAGAACGGTCGCTTCCGCATAGCGCTGCTGGAGCTCGCGACGGGCCAGGTGACGGCGCTGACCGAGGGCACCCTTGACGATTCCCCGAGTTTTGCTCCGAACGGTAAGATGATCCTGTACGAGGCTCAGGCGGGTGGCCGAGGTCAACTGGCCGCGGTATCGAGCGACGGGCGGGTCAAGCAAAGACTTACATCCTCCGCCGGTGATGTCCGCGACCCGGCGTGGGGACCGCTGCCAACCAACTGA
- a CDS encoding 2OG-Fe(II) oxygenase family protein: MNDHVAAVQRLRKTLAGNSRDGIAWHNLAAAEGDLGHAPEAESAARRAIALGIQAPETHLVLARALQVQRRFDEADRAFEKAIRLRPGYVDAHRDLAQLAWMRTADATTALRRVDGELRRDPRQPGLHLVRSIVLEFANDNASALEAAQAGLVIAATDVDLLRQAAHLSANVGEPERALALAHRALAVAPAAPDVRLSVCEALLACGRHAEATPLLEALRAQDPENQHILAILALAWRLAGDPRYRELFDYGSLVEARYLDAAARTPDFLARVVSGLQGMHQYEAHPLQQSVRGGSQVTLEEADRDNAPLAGLFESIERAASTYLARIGRGNDPMRSRNTGQFAISGAWSVRLRSGGYHADHVHQKGWLSAVCYLSVPPRIGAGAQENDRAGWLRLGKPGIATRPPLPAERHVKPEPGLVVLFPAYMWHGVEPFEDDAPRLSVAMDIVPV; the protein is encoded by the coding sequence ATGAACGACCACGTCGCTGCGGTCCAGCGCCTTCGCAAGACGCTGGCCGGCAATTCCCGGGATGGCATCGCCTGGCACAACCTGGCGGCCGCCGAAGGGGACCTGGGACACGCCCCCGAAGCCGAATCCGCTGCCAGGCGTGCGATCGCGCTGGGCATCCAGGCCCCGGAAACCCATTTGGTCCTTGCCCGCGCCCTCCAGGTGCAGCGCCGCTTCGACGAAGCCGACCGCGCCTTCGAGAAGGCCATTCGCCTGCGTCCGGGCTACGTGGATGCTCACCGCGACCTCGCGCAACTCGCGTGGATGCGTACGGCCGATGCGACGACGGCACTGCGGCGCGTGGATGGAGAACTGCGAAGGGACCCGCGGCAGCCGGGCCTGCACCTCGTGCGCTCCATCGTCCTCGAGTTCGCCAACGACAACGCGTCCGCGCTAGAGGCCGCCCAGGCGGGGCTGGTCATCGCAGCAACCGACGTCGACCTGCTTCGCCAAGCCGCGCACCTCAGTGCGAATGTCGGCGAGCCCGAACGCGCACTTGCGCTGGCCCATCGCGCGCTTGCCGTGGCACCCGCAGCGCCGGACGTGCGGCTATCGGTGTGCGAAGCGCTCCTCGCCTGTGGCCGCCACGCCGAAGCAACGCCGCTCCTGGAGGCCCTACGCGCGCAGGATCCCGAGAACCAGCACATCCTTGCAATCCTCGCGCTCGCGTGGCGTCTTGCCGGCGATCCGCGCTATCGCGAACTCTTCGACTATGGCTCGCTCGTCGAAGCTCGCTACCTCGACGCCGCCGCGCGCACGCCGGACTTCCTCGCGCGCGTCGTAAGTGGTTTGCAGGGCATGCATCAGTACGAGGCGCATCCGCTGCAACAGTCCGTGCGTGGCGGAAGCCAGGTCACGCTCGAGGAAGCAGATCGCGACAACGCACCCCTTGCAGGCCTGTTCGAATCCATCGAACGCGCTGCCAGCACGTACCTCGCAAGAATCGGACGTGGAAACGATCCGATGCGATCGAGAAATACCGGGCAATTCGCCATCAGCGGGGCGTGGAGCGTGCGGCTGCGCTCCGGTGGCTACCACGCGGACCACGTGCACCAGAAGGGATGGCTGTCAGCCGTGTGCTATCTGTCGGTGCCGCCGCGAATCGGTGCCGGCGCGCAGGAGAACGACCGCGCAGGATGGTTGCGGTTGGGCAAGCCCGGCATCGCCACGCGTCCGCCCTTGCCTGCGGAGCGCCACGTGAAGCCCGAACCCGGACTGGTGGTCCTCTTTCCCGCCTACATGTGGCACGGCGTGGAACCGTTCGAGGATGATGCGCCGCGACTTTCGGTCGCGATGGACATCGTGCCCGTTTGA